Proteins found in one Candidatus Polarisedimenticolia bacterium genomic segment:
- a CDS encoding DUF1801 domain-containing protein, which produces MPAWVGLRNRDGENEGYASFDAYLKDQVPKNQPIIRALRRFVKRVEPELSESVKWGNGCRVGRSGPVAYVYSAPGYVQFGFLYGSSLKDPEGLLEGNGQYVRHIKVFDPSGIDETAFAALLTQATVLCPGRARAGKTLGRGKKQGKATVHRIGGCHQQEKRRSVLKAAPPLKSQPLR; this is translated from the coding sequence TTGCCCGCATGGGTCGGGCTGAGGAATCGTGATGGGGAAAATGAAGGCTATGCCAGCTTCGATGCTTACCTGAAGGACCAGGTTCCCAAGAACCAGCCGATCATTCGCGCGCTCCGGCGATTCGTGAAGCGGGTCGAGCCCGAGCTGAGCGAATCGGTGAAGTGGGGAAACGGCTGCCGGGTCGGCAGGAGCGGACCGGTGGCCTACGTCTATTCCGCCCCGGGATATGTGCAGTTCGGCTTTCTCTATGGATCCTCTCTGAAGGATCCGGAAGGATTGCTCGAAGGCAACGGCCAATACGTCAGGCACATCAAGGTCTTCGACCCTTCAGGAATAGACGAGACTGCCTTTGCGGCGCTCCTCACGCAGGCGACGGTGTTGTGCCCAGGTCGCGCCAGAGCGGGCAAGACCCTCGGCCGAGGCAAGAAACAAGGCAAAGCGACCGTCCACCGAATCGGGGGATGCCACCAGCAAGAAAAAAGGCGCAGCGTTCTGAAAGCTGCGCCTCCTCTTAAAAGTCAACCTCTTCGCTGA